A window of Candidatus Dojkabacteria bacterium contains these coding sequences:
- the tgt gene encoding tRNA guanosine(34) transglycosylase Tgt, whose product MHDLNNINFLPDATRGAVRSITTQQLKSTNTKGIVVNTLHLLISPGPERIKELGGIHKFMSWDGLTLSDSGGFQVFSLLHSGKWEGKIDENGAIFKSPRDGKTHVLTPEKSIDIQMMLGTDILVVLDDCRKAVTTREEAEESVNRTIEWAKRCKEHYLTSYSDAEREGKMLSAVVQGANFSDLRIKCAEALTEIGFDGYNFGGYVLDDEGKLVLDQMKTVVDNTPADKFKYAMGVGKPDDIFYSAQVGYKLFDTVLPTRNARHGTLYSATATNGEMRIRNAEFATDTGPIDESCDCEACTNHSKAYIHQMIKVGEMTGMTLATIHNIRFYQRLIEKMNELGEDGITSIEYKDILKQLADAS is encoded by the coding sequence ATGCACGATCTAAATAACATTAACTTCTTGCCAGATGCTACACGCGGAGCTGTCCGTTCAATCACCACGCAGCAGCTAAAATCCACAAACACAAAAGGCATCGTAGTAAACACCCTCCATCTACTTATCTCGCCCGGCCCTGAGCGGATCAAAGAGCTAGGTGGCATCCACAAATTTATGAGCTGGGATGGACTTACCCTCTCGGATTCTGGAGGCTTTCAGGTATTCTCACTTCTACACTCAGGTAAGTGGGAAGGAAAGATCGACGAGAATGGAGCTATATTTAAGTCTCCACGAGATGGCAAAACACATGTGCTGACACCTGAGAAGTCGATAGATATTCAGATGATGCTGGGTACAGATATACTGGTGGTGCTTGATGATTGCAGGAAGGCAGTAACAACACGCGAGGAAGCTGAAGAGTCAGTAAATCGAACAATTGAATGGGCAAAGAGATGCAAAGAGCATTACCTAACCAGCTACAGCGACGCTGAAAGAGAGGGAAAGATGCTCTCAGCAGTAGTTCAAGGGGCGAATTTCAGCGACCTAAGAATCAAGTGTGCGGAAGCGCTGACAGAGATCGGCTTTGATGGCTACAATTTTGGTGGCTATGTACTGGATGATGAAGGGAAGCTTGTGCTAGACCAGATGAAGACAGTGGTGGACAACACTCCGGCCGATAAGTTCAAGTATGCGATGGGGGTAGGGAAGCCCGATGATATTTTCTACTCGGCTCAGGTAGGATACAAGCTTTTTGATACAGTGCTACCCACAAGGAATGCAAGGCATGGCACACTTTACTCGGCGACCGCTACAAATGGCGAGATGCGCATACGAAATGCAGAATTCGCAACCGACACCGGTCCTATCGATGAGAGCTGCGACTGCGAGGCATGCACAAACCACTCAAAGGCCTATATTCATCAGATGATAAAGGTGGGCGAGATGACAGGAATGACTCTAGCAACAATCCACAACATCAGGTTTTATCAGCGGTTAATTGAGAAGATGAACGAGCTAGGTGAAGATGGTATAACATCTATAGAGTATAAAGATATTCTAAAACAATTAGCCGACGCATCATGA
- a CDS encoding SAM-dependent methyltransferase, whose amino-acid sequence MKKSNQKRNKAGKLYLVPTPLSPSQQEFLLPGDAEKVRKLKRIFAENPKTARAFLKLLNPETPIQEIEIYTFDEHTRDKAAHELIRLLSDGVDTGMMTEAGVPAVADPGSRLVRLAHMKNIEVVPMIGPSSILLALMASGLNGQKFCFDGYLPVDQNKREDVLRALEADSLKSATTHIIIETPYRNRHLWNSMLNVCHPNCELSIAVNLGGQDQYIKTAKVGDWKNIRWPDLDRKQAVFLLNSKATIK is encoded by the coding sequence ATGAAGAAATCTAACCAAAAAAGGAACAAAGCCGGCAAGCTATATCTAGTGCCGACACCTCTATCGCCATCGCAGCAGGAATTTCTCCTCCCGGGAGATGCCGAAAAGGTAAGAAAGCTGAAGAGGATATTTGCCGAAAATCCTAAAACCGCTAGAGCATTTCTAAAGCTGCTCAATCCTGAGACTCCGATCCAAGAGATTGAGATCTATACATTCGATGAGCATACGAGAGATAAAGCAGCGCACGAATTAATCAGGCTGCTCAGCGACGGAGTCGATACTGGGATGATGACAGAAGCTGGTGTGCCTGCTGTAGCAGACCCTGGGAGCAGGCTTGTGCGGCTAGCACATATGAAGAATATCGAGGTAGTCCCAATGATTGGTCCATCTTCGATACTGCTTGCGCTGATGGCATCGGGCTTGAACGGCCAGAAGTTCTGCTTCGACGGTTATCTGCCTGTCGATCAGAATAAAAGAGAGGATGTGTTACGAGCTCTGGAAGCTGATTCTCTAAAAAGTGCGACGACACATATAATTATTGAGACGCCATATCGGAATCGCCACCTGTGGAATTCGATGCTAAATGTGTGCCACCCGAACTGTGAGCTCTCGATTGCTGTGAATCTTGGTGGCCAAGATCAGTACATAAAGACGGCCAAGGTCGGGGATTGGAAAAATATTAGGTGGCCGGATCTGGATCGGAAGCAGGCAGTGTTTCTACTAAATTCTAAAGCAACGATTAAATAA
- a CDS encoding DUF1653 domain-containing protein, with protein MEPKIKCGVYRHYKGKKYLVLGIASHSETLEEMVVYVHLYESEDGHNHMWVRPLSMFLENVVVDGKEVPRFEFLGIH; from the coding sequence ATGGAGCCAAAGATTAAATGTGGCGTGTATCGTCACTACAAGGGTAAGAAGTACCTCGTTCTGGGCATCGCATCACATAGTGAGACATTAGAGGAGATGGTTGTATATGTTCATCTGTACGAGAGCGAAGATGGTCATAACCATATGTGGGTCAGGCCACTTTCGATGTTCTTGGAGAATGTTGTAGTCGATGGGAAGGAAGTTCCGAGGTTTGAATTCCTCGGCATACACTAG
- a CDS encoding class I SAM-dependent methyltransferase — protein MEWRNLNALQLMSQYDQIASRYHKYMLDHAGTAEEDFIHLLGLDRKPISIFEYGCGSGRDAAYLLSQHELISKYVGIDNSEGMLHEFRSNVTDGRATVELADLDEYSFGSATYDLIFGRFSIHYTRDIAKLMQKTHSAINPGGFFAFRDVHPLVGLFRKKSKLYHVKEDVDFPLAGGKSDMFVTHPTFTFEEYINSASAAGFRILRVIERLGTQSKELGVDGYEIPTTVSFFLQRD, from the coding sequence ATGGAGTGGCGTAATCTTAATGCACTTCAATTGATGTCACAATATGACCAGATTGCCTCCAGGTACCACAAATACATGCTAGATCATGCTGGAACCGCCGAGGAAGATTTCATTCATTTGCTTGGGTTAGACAGAAAGCCCATTTCCATCTTTGAGTACGGTTGCGGATCTGGTCGTGATGCAGCGTACCTACTATCTCAACATGAACTTATCTCCAAATATGTAGGTATAGATAATTCTGAGGGTATGCTTCATGAATTCCGTAGTAATGTAACTGATGGTAGGGCTACAGTCGAGTTGGCCGACCTTGACGAATATAGCTTCGGTTCAGCGACATATGACCTGATCTTTGGTCGATTCTCTATACACTACACAAGGGACATTGCCAAACTTATGCAGAAGACCCACAGTGCAATTAATCCGGGCGGCTTCTTTGCATTCCGAGATGTACACCCACTCGTAGGCCTCTTTAGGAAGAAAAGTAAGCTATATCACGTTAAGGAGGATGTTGATTTCCCACTCGCAGGGGGCAAAAGCGATATGTTTGTAACACATCCGACATTCACCTTCGAAGAGTATATTAACTCGGCCTCTGCCGCAGGCTTTAGAATATTGAGGGTAATCGAAAGACTCGGCACTCAGTCAAAGGAGTTAGGGGTCGACGGCTACGAGATACCAACTACTGTGTCATTCTTCTTGCAGAGAGACTAG
- the rny gene encoding ribonuclease Y, with protein MEIIAVIVAALVAAALAAVVTFFVLRSKMETTIVEEMPEEEIERIVKKRAAEQMREAEEKAERVVQESEERMRKLRKELTEQEDLLVAREKSLNERSKILDGKSEELEAEQNGVKQAKKAIEETRLKLKTELEKISGLTRDEAKEKLLAEVEEDIKNFQAKLIRKAEKRAEEVADEKAKKILVESMQSIVTDYVGETTTSSVKVEDEKVKGRIIGKDGRNIRAFEKATGVDVIVDESPTSIGLSSFDPLRREIARVAMEKLIKDGRIHPGTIEDEIRKAKNEIASEIKKNGQILADEANWPGMDLGLLKLVGKMKYRTSYGQTLMKHSIEVVRLGAVIASEVGADVDLVKKACLLHDVGKVLTHKVEGAHHHISGQIARKYGLPDKLVNAIEAHHLDIEPQSIEAWIVYFADAISGARPGARKDSYEQYIKRVEGIENIAKEVGGQSIDEVYAIHAGREVRVLVKPNETSDDDITIMAKDIAQKIEETQTYPGTVQVTVIREKRVQEVAK; from the coding sequence ATGGAAATTATCGCTGTAATAGTTGCTGCTTTGGTAGCAGCGGCTTTGGCAGCTGTGGTGACCTTCTTTGTCTTGAGATCAAAGATGGAGACCACCATAGTTGAGGAGATGCCAGAAGAGGAAATAGAGAGAATAGTTAAGAAGAGAGCCGCAGAGCAGATGCGCGAGGCAGAAGAGAAAGCCGAGCGTGTAGTACAGGAGTCTGAAGAGAGAATGCGCAAGCTTCGCAAGGAGCTAACCGAGCAGGAAGATCTGCTTGTCGCCCGAGAGAAATCATTAAACGAGCGAAGCAAGATTCTAGACGGCAAATCAGAAGAGCTCGAGGCTGAACAGAATGGCGTAAAGCAGGCAAAGAAGGCTATTGAAGAAACTCGCCTCAAGCTTAAAACTGAGCTTGAAAAGATCTCAGGTCTTACCCGCGACGAGGCTAAGGAGAAGCTTCTCGCAGAGGTTGAGGAAGATATTAAGAACTTCCAGGCAAAGCTTATCCGCAAGGCCGAGAAGCGTGCCGAAGAGGTCGCTGATGAGAAGGCAAAGAAGATCCTTGTTGAGTCTATGCAGAGCATTGTCACTGATTATGTCGGTGAGACTACAACTTCAAGCGTGAAAGTAGAGGATGAAAAGGTTAAGGGTAGAATTATCGGTAAGGATGGACGAAATATCCGCGCTTTTGAGAAAGCTACCGGTGTGGATGTGATTGTTGACGAATCGCCAACATCAATTGGATTGTCATCATTTGATCCGCTCCGTAGAGAGATCGCCAGAGTTGCGATGGAGAAGCTGATCAAAGATGGACGTATCCACCCAGGCACGATTGAGGATGAGATCCGCAAAGCTAAGAATGAGATCGCTTCTGAGATCAAGAAGAATGGTCAGATTCTGGCCGATGAGGCTAATTGGCCAGGGATGGACCTCGGCTTGCTCAAGCTAGTTGGAAAGATGAAGTATCGAACCAGCTACGGCCAGACCTTGATGAAGCACTCTATTGAAGTGGTTCGACTTGGCGCCGTAATCGCATCAGAGGTTGGGGCAGATGTAGATCTGGTAAAGAAGGCCTGCCTACTACACGATGTTGGTAAGGTGCTTACCCACAAGGTTGAGGGTGCTCACCATCATATTTCGGGTCAGATCGCACGCAAATATGGGCTGCCTGACAAGCTAGTGAACGCAATTGAGGCACACCACCTCGATATCGAACCACAGTCAATCGAGGCATGGATTGTCTACTTCGCGGACGCAATCTCAGGTGCACGACCTGGTGCTCGAAAAGACAGCTACGAGCAGTATATCAAGCGAGTAGAGGGTATTGAGAATATCGCAAAAGAGGTTGGTGGTCAGTCGATTGATGAAGTTTACGCAATACATGCAGGCCGTGAAGTGCGGGTGCTTGTAAAGCCAAACGAAACATCGGATGATGATATTACAATCATGGCAAAGGATATCGCTCAGAAGATTGAGGAGACTCAAACATATCCAGGTACTGTGCAGGTCACAGTTATCCGTGAGAAGCGAGTCCAAGAGGTTGCCAAATAG
- a CDS encoding TIGR00282 family metallophosphoesterase, with the protein MGDICGKPGREAVSRMVPKLKEKHDIDLVMTNIENLAHGRGATISTVNELMASGVDFMTAGNHIWRHEDFHELLGGDYPIIRPINYPDDLPGKGFGEIDLGAKGTILVISLMGIAFMNERTLTEPFRALKGYLKEVEYEKYAGIIVDFHAEATSEKLSAGLYFDGQISALVGSHTHVPTADERVMPGGTAYITDLGMCGPHDSALWVKKDIIYQQNMYPYSPRYEIEEEGPIRFDAVIIDIESPTKAVAIRRINEIL; encoded by the coding sequence ATGGGAGACATATGTGGGAAGCCAGGCCGTGAGGCCGTTTCCCGCATGGTCCCTAAGCTGAAAGAGAAGCACGATATCGATCTGGTTATGACCAATATCGAGAATCTTGCTCATGGTAGAGGTGCGACTATTTCCACAGTAAACGAATTAATGGCTTCAGGAGTAGATTTCATGACGGCCGGCAATCATATCTGGCGCCACGAGGACTTTCATGAGCTGCTTGGCGGCGATTATCCAATCATTCGTCCGATAAATTACCCAGACGACCTCCCTGGCAAAGGGTTCGGTGAGATCGATCTAGGAGCTAAAGGCACGATTTTGGTGATCTCATTGATGGGAATTGCCTTTATGAATGAACGGACGCTTACAGAGCCGTTCAGAGCCTTGAAAGGCTATCTGAAGGAGGTCGAGTACGAGAAGTATGCAGGAATAATTGTCGATTTCCATGCAGAGGCGACCAGTGAAAAACTATCGGCTGGATTATACTTTGATGGGCAGATAAGCGCTCTAGTAGGCTCTCACACACATGTTCCAACTGCCGATGAAAGGGTGATGCCAGGTGGGACGGCGTACATAACCGACCTAGGCATGTGTGGCCCTCACGACTCGGCCCTGTGGGTCAAAAAAGACATTATCTATCAGCAAAATATGTATCCCTACTCACCTCGGTATGAGATCGAGGAAGAGGGTCCAATTCGCTTTGATGCAGTCATTATTGACATAGAATCCCCAACAAAGGCCGTCGCAATAAGGCGTATAAATGAAATCCTATAA
- a CDS encoding HU family DNA-binding protein, with translation MLKKDLVEVVANEVGLTKKQASEALDAMLDAVTKALAKGDAVLLTGFGKFEVRHRAARMGINPQSMEKIKLAASNVPAFKAGKALKEAVK, from the coding sequence ATGTTGAAGAAAGATTTAGTAGAGGTAGTAGCTAATGAAGTTGGCTTAACAAAGAAGCAAGCTTCTGAAGCTCTTGATGCTATGCTCGACGCTGTAACAAAAGCTCTTGCAAAAGGTGATGCAGTACTTCTTACCGGTTTCGGTAAATTCGAAGTACGCCACAGAGCTGCAAGAATGGGTATCAACCCACAGAGCATGGAAAAGATCAAACTTGCTGCTTCTAACGTTCCTGCATTCAAGGCTGGTAAAGCTTTGAAGGAGGCCGTTAAGTAG
- a CDS encoding N-6 DNA methylase — MPAEKHVDAIFTNYLESVSRKFKNERTSEMGYRAEFEQLLKNVFEEIGVKDIGHDEKSSKGNKPDFIVYSKARVPLLYIEVKDIGVSLDKIEQSEQIARYFGYDNLVLTDYLEFRFYRNGHRYQDPVKIAVYDKKGRTIEPQSHNYQNLAKTLLDFTKSHKEPIKSGLHLAKVMGGKARRIRDNILEIIEHPDKESADLEKVFDTIKTLLVHDLKIDDFADMYAQTLVYGLFVARFYDESEDSFSREEARELIPASNPFLRHFFDHIAGPNFNVRLKYIVDELCEVLSHADIEKLMDDYYGKQSKDRRKAPDPVIHFYEDFLKEYDPVLRKKMGAYYTPVPVVDFIVRSVDHILKKDFSLPKGLSDTSKDQKGNHIVQVLDPAVGTGTFFSAVIRHIYAPFAKNENQGAWHKYVHNELLPRLHGFELMMAPYTIAHLRLTVAFKKTDFIHFNKRLGIYLTNSLDDLQGQDGLFAFGFADSIAQESEAARKIKHDTPVMVVLGNPPYSVSSQNKGEWIESEVKEYKKDLNERNIQPLSDDYIKFIRFAEQQIEKNGSGIVAMITNNSFLDGIIHRQMRKHLLETFDDIYVVDLHGNSKKKEMTPDGGKDENVFDIQQGVSINFFVKKPQI; from the coding sequence ATGCCAGCCGAAAAACATGTAGATGCAATATTCACTAATTATCTAGAATCAGTATCACGCAAGTTCAAAAATGAGAGAACTTCTGAGATGGGCTATAGAGCTGAATTTGAGCAGCTATTAAAGAACGTATTTGAAGAGATAGGCGTCAAGGATATAGGTCATGATGAAAAGTCATCTAAAGGGAATAAACCTGATTTTATAGTCTACAGCAAAGCTAGGGTCCCATTGCTTTACATTGAGGTGAAAGACATTGGGGTGTCGCTGGATAAGATAGAGCAATCTGAGCAAATTGCTAGATACTTCGGTTACGACAATCTTGTGCTGACAGATTATCTTGAGTTCCGGTTTTATAGGAATGGTCATAGGTATCAGGATCCGGTAAAAATCGCCGTGTATGACAAGAAGGGACGCACGATTGAACCACAATCTCATAATTACCAAAATCTCGCGAAAACTCTACTCGATTTTACCAAATCTCATAAAGAACCTATCAAATCAGGACTCCACCTTGCGAAGGTAATGGGCGGTAAAGCCAGAAGAATAAGAGACAATATTCTTGAGATTATTGAGCATCCGGACAAAGAGTCGGCTGATCTTGAGAAGGTATTCGATACAATCAAGACCTTGTTGGTACACGATCTCAAAATAGACGACTTCGCAGACATGTATGCCCAGACTCTTGTGTATGGACTCTTCGTCGCAAGATTCTATGATGAATCAGAAGATAGCTTTAGCCGCGAGGAGGCTCGTGAGCTTATCCCTGCTTCTAATCCATTTTTGAGGCACTTTTTCGATCATATTGCTGGACCAAATTTTAATGTTCGCCTTAAATACATCGTAGACGAGCTTTGTGAAGTGCTTAGCCATGCTGATATTGAAAAACTGATGGATGATTATTACGGTAAGCAGTCAAAAGATCGTCGGAAGGCTCCTGATCCGGTTATCCATTTTTATGAAGACTTTCTCAAAGAGTATGATCCGGTGTTGCGAAAAAAGATGGGAGCTTATTACACGCCTGTGCCAGTTGTGGATTTCATCGTACGATCTGTCGACCATATATTGAAAAAGGATTTCAGCCTACCGAAAGGATTGTCCGATACCAGTAAAGACCAGAAGGGTAATCACATTGTGCAGGTACTAGATCCAGCGGTAGGTACAGGAACTTTCTTCAGTGCTGTAATTAGGCATATATACGCACCATTCGCCAAGAATGAGAACCAAGGAGCTTGGCATAAGTACGTACACAACGAGCTTCTTCCAAGGCTTCATGGGTTTGAACTGATGATGGCTCCATACACGATAGCGCATCTACGTTTAACTGTCGCATTTAAGAAAACGGATTTTATCCACTTCAACAAAAGGTTGGGTATTTATCTCACGAACTCGCTTGATGACCTACAGGGTCAGGATGGACTATTCGCTTTCGGGTTTGCGGATAGTATTGCTCAGGAATCGGAAGCAGCAAGGAAGATAAAGCATGATACACCAGTTATGGTTGTTCTTGGCAATCCTCCCTACAGTGTCAGCTCTCAGAATAAAGGAGAATGGATCGAGAGTGAGGTGAAAGAGTACAAGAAAGATCTTAATGAAAGAAATATTCAACCGCTCTCTGATGATTACATTAAATTTATCCGTTTCGCAGAGCAACAGATCGAGAAAAATGGCTCAGGTATTGTGGCAATGATAACCAATAACTCTTTCCTCGATGGAATCATCCACAGGCAGATGCGTAAGCATCTCTTAGAAACGTTTGATGACATTTATGTAGTCGATTTGCATGGTAATTCGAAAAAGAAGGAGATGACTCCAGATGGTGGTAAAGATGAGAATGTATTTGACATTCAGCAAGGTGTCTCGATTAACTTTTTTGTTAAGAAGCCTCAAATATGA
- a CDS encoding NYN domain-containing protein, with protein MSKKGNYAFIDSQNLNLGMRSLGWRIDYQKFRLYLKNKYNVQKAYLFIGLVPNNQQLYSDLQSAGFILVFKPTVRYFVRGKETVKGNVDAELVLHASAIEYSKYDKAIIVSGDGDFSCLIQFLVKRKKLLALLTPNSKYSQLLKPYSPYITRIDQIIKSFGYRKKRKTSISVRSKP; from the coding sequence ATGAGCAAGAAAGGAAACTACGCTTTCATAGACAGTCAGAACTTGAACCTAGGTATGCGATCCTTGGGCTGGAGGATAGACTACCAGAAATTTAGACTGTACCTGAAAAATAAATATAATGTGCAAAAGGCCTATCTATTTATTGGATTGGTTCCAAACAACCAACAATTGTATAGTGATCTACAATCTGCTGGCTTCATACTGGTATTTAAGCCGACAGTGAGATATTTTGTCCGTGGTAAGGAGACCGTCAAAGGTAATGTAGACGCAGAATTGGTTCTGCATGCTTCTGCAATCGAGTACAGCAAGTATGACAAGGCAATTATAGTAAGCGGTGATGGTGATTTTTCGTGTTTAATTCAGTTTCTGGTGAAAAGGAAAAAATTGTTGGCACTGTTAACTCCTAACTCCAAGTACTCGCAGCTACTAAAGCCGTACTCGCCATATATTACGAGAATTGATCAAATTATTAAGTCTTTTGGGTATAGGAAGAAAAGAAAAACCAGCATCAGCGTTCGGTCGAAACCTTAG
- a CDS encoding CAP domain-containing protein: MLRRLFIPTTKNKFRPYLLRKPALVIYTLFLVTFNVGYPAFFPESASQVIASSITAGTLISLTNAERQNLGLTTLTTDSRLTNAAYAKANDMLTKDYWNHFGPNGETPWQFITSAGYTYVYAGENLAKGFSTSEGVHQAWMASPTHRANIVNGNYRDIGIAVVEGELLGEQTTLVVQMFGAQSGSTTSTPSSQPSTPQPSSQPREESGEIKSISIVKPADGETVKDPSQAIEGTIDVVERVVGSYKVRVTEEEVVIGESDSAETDWSVGNSQGWEDGEHEITARVEQDDKKFEDSVKFTLDSTPPAFEEDDLVIEFNDEQKEWELTLYGSEVEMVATVQVGSKPFPMEFTEDGVWFLSISDSEVANHISVKLLLADAIGNVGEHEILSRFIKPVQDVESVSSILPKDDIGSFTGFLQGIPLKSEVNVVFGMAILGLISLQVYHYYKLGKLSERGGYLLTTAIWVFLLLAGTFVGTFGSVV, encoded by the coding sequence ATGCTGCGAAGGCTATTCATACCAACGACGAAAAACAAGTTCAGACCCTATCTGCTGCGCAAGCCAGCGCTTGTCATCTATACTCTGTTCTTGGTCACATTTAATGTTGGTTATCCAGCATTTTTCCCTGAATCAGCAAGCCAGGTAATCGCAAGCTCTATAACGGCAGGCACACTAATCTCACTTACAAATGCTGAGCGGCAAAACCTTGGCCTGACGACCTTAACGACCGATTCGAGGCTGACAAATGCAGCATATGCAAAGGCCAACGATATGCTTACGAAGGATTATTGGAACCATTTTGGGCCTAACGGTGAGACTCCGTGGCAATTTATCACCTCTGCGGGCTACACCTATGTATATGCTGGCGAGAATCTAGCCAAAGGCTTCTCAACCTCTGAGGGTGTGCACCAGGCCTGGATGGCTAGCCCAACCCACCGCGCAAACATTGTGAATGGTAACTATCGTGATATCGGAATCGCTGTGGTTGAGGGCGAGCTACTTGGCGAGCAGACTACGCTTGTGGTACAGATGTTTGGCGCACAATCAGGTTCTACTACCTCTACACCTTCTTCGCAGCCATCGACTCCACAGCCGAGCTCACAGCCACGAGAAGAGAGTGGCGAGATCAAGAGCATCAGCATTGTAAAGCCAGCTGATGGTGAGACTGTAAAGGATCCATCTCAAGCCATAGAAGGTACGATTGATGTGGTTGAGCGGGTTGTAGGGTCATATAAGGTGCGTGTAACTGAAGAAGAGGTTGTGATTGGCGAAAGTGATTCAGCAGAAACCGATTGGAGCGTAGGAAACAGCCAGGGCTGGGAAGATGGAGAGCATGAGATAACCGCGAGGGTTGAGCAGGATGATAAAAAATTTGAGGATAGCGTGAAGTTTACTTTGGACAGTACGCCTCCGGCATTCGAAGAGGATGATCTGGTGATTGAGTTTAACGATGAGCAGAAAGAGTGGGAGCTAACCCTCTACGGCTCAGAGGTTGAGATGGTCGCGACAGTGCAGGTTGGCTCAAAGCCATTTCCGATGGAGTTCACTGAAGATGGGGTATGGTTCCTCAGCATCTCAGACTCTGAAGTAGCAAATCATATATCTGTGAAGCTACTTCTGGCGGATGCTATAGGAAACGTGGGTGAGCATGAGATCCTCAGTCGGTTTATCAAGCCGGTGCAGGATGTTGAATCTGTAAGCTCGATCCTCCCGAAAGATGATATAGGTAGCTTTACAGGGTTTTTGCAAGGGATTCCGTTGAAGAGTGAAGTGAATGTCGTATTTGGAATGGCGATCTTAGGATTGATTTCGCTGCAGGTTTATCACTATTATAAATTAGGGAAACTTAGCGAGCGTGGTGGCTACCTTCTTACGACTGCGATCTGGGTCTTCCTGTTACTAGCGGGAACATTTGTTGGAACTTTTGGCTCGGTGGTTTAA
- a CDS encoding GreA/GreB family elongation factor, with the protein MNEKVQLTQKGYEKLKKDLQKLTVKRDELKGIVEEMRARGDVSENEGYTLSLEQYQVNEKRIADIQVILDTADIVNDSKGGDSGVVELGAEVEVDVDGSKVVYFIVGESESDPLNNKITLKSPIGMAIAGKKAGAKVVVELPRKKLEYKILSVK; encoded by the coding sequence ATGAACGAGAAAGTTCAACTGACACAGAAGGGATACGAAAAATTGAAAAAGGACCTGCAGAAACTTACTGTCAAAAGAGACGAGCTCAAGGGCATTGTAGAAGAGATGCGTGCACGAGGCGATGTATCTGAGAATGAAGGCTATACGCTTTCATTGGAGCAGTACCAGGTGAATGAGAAACGAATTGCGGATATACAGGTAATACTTGATACCGCAGATATTGTTAATGATTCAAAAGGCGGAGATAGTGGCGTCGTAGAGCTTGGAGCAGAAGTAGAGGTGGATGTTGATGGCAGCAAGGTTGTTTACTTCATAGTTGGTGAGTCTGAGTCTGACCCGCTTAACAACAAAATTACCCTCAAGTCACCTATCGGCATGGCAATAGCCGGCAAGAAGGCTGGCGCAAAAGTAGTCGTAGAGCTTCCTCGAAAGAAGCTTGAATACAAGATCCTGAGCGTAAAGTAA
- the trmD gene encoding tRNA (guanosine(37)-N1)-methyltransferase TrmD — protein MLKVDVITIFPEQIENFMQFGLFRIAKESGALECKAHDLRKWTTDNHKSVDDRPYGGGAGMVMKIEPIYRALEELRQKDSVVVALTPKGHLLKQKILREIVAKNTEHMILIAGHYEGFDQRILDNLVDMRISVGEYVLSGGELPALTLLDGVVRLLPGVLGNEHSSTDESHENNLLEYAQYTRPEEFNGWKVPDVLLSGNHKEITEWRKESSKKMTDQFKAR, from the coding sequence ATGTTGAAAGTCGATGTAATAACAATCTTTCCAGAGCAGATTGAAAATTTCATGCAGTTCGGCCTTTTCAGGATCGCTAAAGAGTCCGGCGCTTTGGAATGCAAAGCTCATGACCTCCGCAAATGGACAACTGATAATCATAAAAGTGTAGACGATCGGCCATATGGCGGCGGTGCAGGCATGGTCATGAAAATTGAGCCAATATACCGCGCGCTTGAAGAGCTACGCCAGAAAGATAGCGTGGTAGTTGCTTTAACACCAAAAGGCCATCTGCTTAAGCAGAAAATATTGAGGGAGATTGTTGCAAAGAATACTGAGCATATGATACTAATCGCTGGCCATTATGAAGGCTTTGATCAGAGGATCCTTGATAATCTGGTGGATATGCGAATATCGGTAGGCGAGTATGTCCTATCAGGTGGTGAGTTGCCAGCTTTGACTCTGCTTGATGGAGTTGTGAGGTTGCTTCCTGGCGTTCTGGGCAATGAGCACTCTTCTACCGATGAGTCTCATGAAAACAATTTGCTAGAATATGCACAATATACACGCCCGGAGGAGTTTAATGGCTGGAAAGTGCCGGATGTGTTGCTTTCTGGAAACCATAAAGAAATCACCGAATGGCGTAAAGAGTCGTCGAAAAAGATGACCGACCAGTTTAAAGCCAGGTAA